The proteins below are encoded in one region of Alistipes indistinctus YIT 12060:
- a CDS encoding sodium-dependent transporter — MGSRGSFGSRFGVIAAVSGSVIGLGNIWRFPYVAGENGGAAFILIYIACSFLISIPLMLSEFSLGRSSKRNTKRAFQKLAPGTRWNYVGYMGIFCAFILLSFYCVIAGWALEFIKESVLNEFAGKSAAQISENFNGFIASGWRPVVWMGVFMLSTAFIVWSGIEKGIERYTKIFMPVFIVLLAALAINSLTLPGAREGIGFLLRPDFSKITGATILKAMGQSFFSMSLGLGCMITYGSYIRKGENLPKVASMVALSDMSVAILSGIAIFPAVFSFGISPTSGPELVFLTLPNIFAQMPGGYWIAIVFFVLLFLAAITSSISMFEVIAAYLTEELRMSRPKAVVGVLVTILVTGSLCALSQRPGSSLHIGSMNLFDLCDYLSSNVLMPLGGLLIVIFTGWVFSPEKLRNELTNNLTVNLWCYPAIRLLIRFVVPVVITLLFLTQIGIL; from the coding sequence ATGGGCAGCAGGGGATCATTCGGAAGCAGGTTCGGCGTCATCGCCGCAGTGAGCGGATCGGTTATCGGTCTGGGCAACATCTGGAGATTCCCTTACGTGGCCGGCGAGAACGGCGGCGCAGCGTTCATCCTGATCTATATCGCGTGCAGCTTCCTGATTTCGATCCCGCTGATGCTCTCGGAATTCAGCCTCGGCCGCAGTTCGAAGCGCAACACCAAACGTGCGTTCCAGAAGCTCGCCCCGGGCACCCGTTGGAACTATGTGGGCTATATGGGTATCTTCTGCGCCTTTATCCTGCTGTCGTTCTATTGCGTCATTGCCGGCTGGGCGCTCGAATTCATCAAAGAATCGGTCCTCAACGAGTTCGCAGGTAAAAGCGCGGCGCAAATCAGTGAAAATTTCAACGGTTTTATCGCCAGCGGATGGCGGCCGGTGGTGTGGATGGGCGTTTTCATGCTGTCAACGGCCTTCATCGTCTGGTCCGGAATCGAAAAAGGAATCGAACGCTATACCAAGATTTTCATGCCGGTCTTTATCGTCCTGCTCGCCGCGCTGGCCATCAACTCCCTGACGCTGCCCGGCGCGCGCGAAGGGATAGGCTTCCTGCTGCGTCCCGATTTCAGCAAGATTACCGGCGCGACGATCCTCAAGGCGATGGGCCAGTCGTTTTTCTCGATGAGCCTCGGGTTGGGCTGCATGATCACCTACGGCTCCTACATCCGCAAAGGCGAAAACCTGCCGAAAGTGGCATCGATGGTGGCCCTGTCGGATATGTCGGTCGCAATCCTGTCGGGTATCGCCATTTTCCCGGCGGTTTTTTCGTTCGGCATCAGCCCCACCTCGGGTCCGGAACTGGTTTTCCTGACGCTGCCGAATATTTTCGCGCAGATGCCCGGCGGCTACTGGATCGCGATCGTATTCTTCGTACTGCTGTTCCTCGCCGCAATCACCTCGTCGATCTCGATGTTCGAAGTCATTGCCGCCTACCTGACCGAAGAGTTGCGGATGAGCCGGCCGAAAGCCGTAGTCGGCGTACTGGTCACGATCCTGGTAACGGGTTCCCTCTGCGCGCTGTCGCAGCGTCCCGGCTCCTCGCTACACATCGGCAGCATGAACCTGTTCGACCTGTGCGACTACCTCAGTTCGAACGTCCTCATGCCGCTGGGCGGCCTGCTGATCGTGATTTTTACGGGTTGGGTATTTTCGCCCGAAAAACTGCGCAACGAGCTGACCAACAACCTGACCGTAAACCTGTGGTGCTATCCGGCCATCCGCCTGCTGATCCGGTTCGTCGTTCCGGTGGTCATCACACTGCTGTTCCTCACGCAGATCGGAATCCTGTAA
- a CDS encoding carbon starvation CstA family protein: MITFLICFAVLVGAYFIYGRYLERTIGADPDREPPCRSRYDGVDYLPLPKWKTFLIQLLNIAGLGPIFGALLGAMYGPVAFLWITLGGILIGGLHDYVSGMISMKMGGLSLPEIVGRYLGPVMKQSMRAVTLLLMVLVGAVFLVGPAGILQGMTGMNQSTWIWIILLYYILATLLPIDKIIGRIYPLFGAALFFMALGILYVLLFDAYTIPELSAGNWHNFKTDAARFPIFPTLFITIACGAVSGFHATQSPLMARCLQNEQQGKPVFFGAMISESLIALVWAAAGMAFWGGPEELNTTLAEHGDNAAWAVNEITRTTLGKFGAVLALLGVVVAPITSGDSAFRSARLIAADFLHLEQRAIRRRLYISIPLFVVGFAITLMNFGVIWQYFAWVNQTLAAVTLWTITVYLTVRHKNFWIALLPSIFMTQVVTLYILIAPEGLLLPYWTGFGIANAINAFITILFFRYRIRRCNDIFPENEGDEGDEEDKEHEDSPVDNRNGSELPIR, from the coding sequence ATGATCACCTTTCTAATCTGCTTCGCCGTACTCGTGGGAGCCTACTTTATTTACGGCCGCTACCTCGAACGGACAATCGGCGCCGATCCCGACCGCGAACCGCCCTGCAGGAGCCGTTATGACGGCGTAGATTACCTGCCGCTCCCGAAATGGAAAACCTTTCTGATCCAGTTGCTGAACATCGCCGGACTGGGCCCCATTTTCGGCGCGCTGCTCGGTGCGATGTACGGACCGGTAGCCTTCCTGTGGATTACGTTGGGAGGCATCCTGATCGGCGGTCTGCACGACTACGTATCAGGTATGATCTCGATGAAAATGGGCGGCCTGAGCCTGCCTGAAATCGTCGGCCGCTACCTCGGTCCTGTGATGAAACAGTCGATGCGCGCAGTCACCCTGCTGTTGATGGTACTGGTCGGTGCCGTCTTTCTGGTCGGACCGGCGGGGATCTTGCAAGGCATGACCGGAATGAACCAAAGCACCTGGATCTGGATCATCCTGCTCTATTATATCCTGGCCACATTGCTCCCGATCGACAAGATCATCGGACGCATTTATCCCCTTTTCGGGGCCGCGCTCTTTTTCATGGCTCTCGGAATCCTTTACGTTCTGCTTTTCGACGCTTATACAATCCCGGAACTATCGGCCGGGAACTGGCATAATTTCAAAACCGACGCCGCGCGTTTCCCGATTTTTCCCACGCTGTTCATTACCATCGCATGCGGAGCCGTATCGGGTTTTCACGCCACCCAGTCGCCGCTTATGGCGCGTTGCCTGCAAAATGAGCAACAAGGCAAACCGGTCTTTTTCGGCGCCATGATCTCCGAATCGCTGATCGCACTGGTCTGGGCCGCAGCAGGTATGGCCTTCTGGGGCGGACCGGAAGAGTTGAACACGACGCTCGCGGAACACGGCGACAATGCGGCATGGGCCGTCAATGAAATCACCCGCACGACGCTCGGCAAATTCGGCGCCGTACTGGCTCTGCTGGGCGTGGTCGTCGCACCGATCACCAGCGGGGATTCGGCCTTCCGAAGCGCCCGGCTGATCGCCGCAGATTTCCTGCACCTCGAGCAACGTGCGATCCGGCGGCGGCTTTACATCAGCATTCCGCTGTTCGTCGTGGGGTTCGCGATTACGCTGATGAATTTCGGCGTCATCTGGCAATACTTCGCCTGGGTCAACCAGACCCTCGCGGCCGTGACGCTATGGACGATCACGGTTTATCTGACCGTCCGGCATAAGAATTTTTGGATCGCCCTACTGCCGTCGATCTTTATGACGCAAGTGGTAACGCTCTATATCCTGATCGCCCCCGAAGGGCTGCTGCTGCCTTATTGGACCGGATTCGGAATTGCCAACGCAATCAATGCGTTCATCACGATCCTGTTCTTCCGCTACCGGATTCGGCGGTGCAACGACATCTTCCCGGAAAACGAAGGGGATGAAGGGGATGAAGAGGATAAGGAGCATGAAGATTCCCCTGTCGACAACAGGAACGGATCGGAGCTCCCCATTCGGTAA
- a CDS encoding class I SAM-dependent methyltransferase, which translates to MDVGLLIPEGWNDYELVDCGGFEKLERFGRYLVARPEPQAVWDKSLGDKEWLRRADAYFRRDPRGGDRGGERGEWTLRDGMPQQWWIGYRSDAMDLKLRLGLTAFKHVGIFPEQAANWEFIAGQVHRVAETSAGNGNPGSAVAVAGRPGENVSGAVQVLNLFAYTGGATLAAGSAGASVTHVDSVKPVVSWARENMEASGLDGVRWIVDDALKFARREVKRGRKYSGIILDPPAYGRGPDGEKWILEENLNELLRLCGELLDPEHGFLVLNLYSMGLSALLARTAVRQLVGDFTGEQFGELYFNDSFGKALPLGVYYRCWRG; encoded by the coding sequence ATGGATGTCGGACTGTTGATTCCGGAGGGATGGAACGATTACGAACTGGTAGACTGCGGCGGTTTCGAAAAACTGGAGCGTTTCGGCCGCTATTTGGTTGCGCGTCCCGAACCGCAGGCCGTATGGGACAAATCGCTCGGTGATAAAGAGTGGCTCCGCCGGGCGGACGCCTATTTCCGGCGGGATCCGCGCGGTGGAGATCGGGGCGGTGAACGCGGCGAATGGACGCTCCGCGACGGGATGCCGCAGCAGTGGTGGATCGGCTATCGCAGTGACGCGATGGATTTGAAATTGCGGCTCGGCCTCACTGCCTTCAAACATGTGGGTATCTTTCCCGAGCAGGCTGCAAATTGGGAATTCATTGCGGGACAAGTGCACAGGGTTGCGGAAACATCTGCCGGAAATGGAAACCCGGGGTCGGCGGTCGCTGTCGCGGGACGGCCGGGTGAAAACGTTTCCGGCGCCGTGCAGGTGCTGAACCTGTTTGCATATACGGGCGGCGCGACGCTAGCTGCCGGCAGTGCCGGAGCATCGGTGACGCATGTCGATTCGGTGAAACCGGTCGTGTCGTGGGCCCGCGAAAATATGGAGGCGTCGGGACTCGACGGAGTGCGTTGGATTGTCGACGATGCGTTGAAATTTGCCCGGCGGGAGGTGAAGCGGGGCCGCAAATACAGCGGGATCATCCTCGATCCGCCCGCCTACGGACGCGGACCGGACGGCGAGAAGTGGATTCTGGAGGAGAATCTCAACGAATTGTTGCGCCTGTGCGGAGAATTGCTCGATCCGGAGCACGGTTTTCTGGTATTGAACCTCTATTCGATGGGGTTGTCGGCGTTGCTGGCCCGCACGGCTGTCCGCCAATTGGTCGGTGATTTTACCGGGGAACAATTCGGTGAACTCTATTTCAACGACTCTTTCGGCAAGGCTCTTCCTCTGGGGGTTTATTACCGCTGTTGGAGGGGGTAA
- a CDS encoding DUF5723 family protein — MNNRILRTFLCGACLMGCAVVPFLAPAQTLRTSYFLESMPMRHRLNPALVSDRGYISIPAIGNINVATQSNVGLTAFLYPLPDGRLTTFMNPIVSAETFLGRIKNRNAVQVDADVSLLSSAFYAWSGFNTIDIAVRSSSDIDLPGSLFRFMKLGMDAPEGSSYQMRDLMLQTDNYVEIGLGHAHPVNDRLTLGGKLKVLLGAGSARTHIDRMNVVMNQNKWEVDAQGYFDLSAAGASFETKSDGEINKLDYRNPGVGGWGLAIDLGMSYELVEDHLTLSAGVNDLGFLSWFKNLRGTMQNEPFIFDGFSNIVVDDPNNPGSFKEQWNRLKDDLRDLFRFYDTPAPEHLTRMLHPTVNVGLEYAVLDRKISFGLLSTTRFYMPRVWTEGMLSANFRPCRWFNATVTGSATNYGLGWGWLLNFTPKGVTLFFGSDYMVTRVTPQWIPTGRATASFNLGMNIPIGRRHDLDFQPVYYR; from the coding sequence ATGAACAATAGAATACTCCGTACGTTTTTGTGCGGGGCCTGCCTGATGGGATGCGCCGTCGTGCCGTTTCTGGCTCCGGCCCAGACGCTCCGTACCTCCTATTTCCTCGAAAGCATGCCGATGCGGCACCGGCTGAACCCCGCACTGGTGAGCGACCGAGGCTATATCAGCATACCTGCGATCGGCAATATCAACGTGGCTACCCAGTCGAACGTAGGGCTGACCGCCTTCCTGTATCCGCTGCCCGACGGACGGCTGACTACTTTTATGAACCCGATCGTTTCGGCCGAAACGTTCCTCGGCCGGATCAAGAACCGCAACGCGGTACAAGTCGATGCCGACGTGTCGCTGCTCTCCTCGGCTTTTTATGCGTGGAGCGGTTTCAATACGATCGATATCGCCGTGCGGTCGAGCTCGGATATCGACTTGCCCGGCAGCCTGTTCCGTTTTATGAAACTGGGAATGGACGCCCCCGAAGGGAGCTCCTATCAGATGCGCGACCTGATGTTGCAGACCGATAATTATGTCGAGATCGGATTGGGGCATGCCCATCCGGTAAACGACCGCCTGACATTGGGAGGAAAGCTGAAAGTACTGCTCGGGGCCGGCAGCGCACGGACGCACATCGACCGGATGAATGTGGTCATGAACCAGAACAAATGGGAGGTCGACGCACAGGGGTATTTCGACTTGTCGGCCGCCGGCGCGTCGTTCGAGACGAAGTCCGACGGCGAAATCAATAAACTCGATTACCGCAATCCCGGAGTAGGGGGCTGGGGACTGGCCATCGATCTGGGGATGAGTTACGAATTGGTGGAGGATCACCTCACGCTGTCGGCCGGGGTAAACGACCTGGGTTTCCTGTCGTGGTTCAAGAACCTGCGCGGGACAATGCAGAACGAACCGTTTATATTCGACGGTTTCAGTAATATCGTTGTGGACGATCCCAACAATCCGGGCTCGTTCAAAGAGCAGTGGAACAGGCTTAAGGACGACCTGCGCGATCTGTTCCGTTTTTATGACACTCCGGCGCCAGAGCATCTTACGCGCATGCTGCACCCTACGGTGAATGTCGGGCTCGAATACGCCGTCCTCGACCGGAAAATCTCATTCGGTCTGCTTTCGACGACACGTTTTTATATGCCCCGGGTCTGGACCGAAGGAATGTTGTCGGCCAATTTCCGTCCCTGCCGCTGGTTCAATGCGACGGTGACCGGTTCGGCGACCAATTACGGGCTCGGGTGGGGCTGGCTCCTGAACTTTACACCCAAAGGCGTGACGCTCTTTTTCGGCTCCGACTACATGGTCACCCGCGTGACCCCGCAGTGGATCCCGACGGGCCGGGCGACAGCCAGCTTCAACCTGGGCATGAACATCCCCATCGGCAGGCGGCACGACCTCGATTTTCAACCGGTTTATTACCGCTGA
- a CDS encoding peptidase U32 family protein has protein sequence MSEMSSRKLRTIELLAPAKNYEQGRAAILCGADALYVGAPRFGARSAAGVPEEEIVRLCDLAHRFGAKVYVAMNTLLYEQELADAERIACRMWNAGADALIVQDMAFLRMELPPVELHASTQVCNTDPQRVRFLSEAGFTRVILERALSLGEIGRLSRAADVEIETFVHGAICVSYSGRCYMSRTMGPRSGNRGDCSQSCRLPYDLLDERMRPLERNRHLLSLQDMNATGQIEELIGAGVTSFKIEGRLKDENYVRNVVGWYRRKLDGILARRDDLRRASEGISTLEFEPNPAKSFSRGATAYFLGGVHGGVASFDTPKAFGEPLGKVIDVRRDSFRLPSRTALSAGDGICFVTVSGAPGGTNINRTDGEWVWPNRMDGIVPGMELYRNYDHLFVSAVGRSRLRRTIPVTASVRVGPSEAELALSDGRMQVTVARHGEFAPARQPDQALQALRTQLAKTGDTIYDVVSVEVDQDTVRFVPISLLNELRREAVARLDGMRLQTFPRRERRSEHREVLFPAEVLTGEENVVNSLAERFYREHGVTRIEPGYDLRRDFRDLSVMRMRYCLRREMGTCLKEHPAYKGKLYLRHEQHLYELQFDCTRCMMTVVYRGISPGSDPVAEEAATPVAGHGGAGVRIVPVAPSAVQVPGTRRMRRTGKKKR, from the coding sequence ATGTCCGAAATGTCGTCCCGCAAGTTGCGAACCATCGAGTTGTTAGCCCCTGCCAAGAATTATGAACAGGGACGTGCGGCTATTTTGTGCGGTGCCGATGCGCTGTACGTGGGCGCACCGCGTTTCGGCGCGCGTTCGGCGGCGGGTGTTCCCGAGGAGGAGATCGTCCGGTTGTGTGACCTCGCCCATCGTTTCGGAGCGAAGGTCTATGTGGCGATGAACACGCTGCTTTATGAACAGGAATTGGCCGATGCGGAGCGTATCGCATGCCGGATGTGGAATGCGGGAGCCGATGCGTTGATCGTGCAGGATATGGCCTTCCTTCGGATGGAGTTGCCTCCGGTCGAATTGCATGCTTCGACGCAGGTGTGCAATACCGATCCGCAGCGCGTTCGTTTCCTCTCCGAAGCGGGTTTTACGCGTGTGATTCTGGAGCGCGCACTGTCGCTCGGGGAGATCGGCCGGCTTTCCCGGGCCGCCGATGTCGAGATCGAGACGTTCGTGCATGGAGCGATTTGCGTTTCGTACAGCGGGCGTTGTTACATGAGCCGTACGATGGGGCCGCGCAGCGGGAACCGCGGCGATTGTTCGCAGTCGTGCCGGCTGCCTTACGATTTGCTCGACGAACGGATGCGGCCGCTGGAACGGAACCGTCACCTGCTTTCGCTGCAGGATATGAACGCGACCGGACAAATTGAAGAGTTGATCGGGGCCGGCGTTACGTCGTTCAAGATCGAGGGGCGTCTCAAGGATGAGAATTATGTCCGTAATGTGGTCGGCTGGTACCGTCGTAAGCTGGACGGGATACTGGCCCGGCGCGATGACCTGCGCCGGGCGTCGGAGGGTATCTCCACCTTGGAATTCGAGCCGAACCCGGCGAAGAGCTTTTCCCGGGGGGCGACCGCTTATTTCCTCGGGGGAGTACACGGCGGAGTAGCTTCGTTCGATACGCCGAAGGCGTTCGGGGAGCCGCTCGGGAAGGTCATTGACGTGCGACGGGACAGTTTCCGGTTACCGTCCCGGACGGCTTTGTCCGCCGGTGACGGGATTTGCTTTGTGACGGTTTCGGGTGCCCCGGGCGGGACGAACATCAACCGTACGGACGGGGAGTGGGTGTGGCCCAACCGGATGGACGGCATTGTACCCGGTATGGAACTCTATCGCAATTACGACCATTTGTTCGTTTCGGCAGTGGGCCGCAGCCGCCTGCGTCGCACCATTCCGGTGACGGCTTCGGTCAGGGTAGGCCCTTCGGAGGCGGAACTGGCGCTTTCCGACGGACGGATGCAGGTCACCGTAGCCAGACACGGGGAATTCGCTCCGGCCCGGCAACCCGACCAGGCATTGCAGGCGCTCCGGACGCAACTCGCCAAAACCGGCGATACGATTTATGATGTGGTTTCGGTAGAGGTGGATCAGGATACTGTCCGTTTTGTTCCGATTTCACTGCTCAATGAACTGCGCCGTGAGGCGGTGGCCCGGCTCGACGGGATGCGACTGCAAACCTTCCCGCGGCGTGAACGGCGTTCCGAACATCGGGAAGTGCTGTTTCCGGCAGAGGTGTTGACCGGGGAGGAGAATGTGGTCAATTCGCTTGCCGAGCGTTTCTACCGCGAGCATGGGGTGACCCGCATCGAACCGGGATACGATCTGCGCCGCGATTTTCGGGATCTTTCCGTGATGCGGATGCGCTATTGCCTGCGCCGGGAAATGGGAACATGCCTGAAAGAGCATCCGGCCTATAAAGGAAAACTGTATCTGCGGCATGAACAGCACCTTTATGAATTGCAGTTCGATTGTACCCGCTGCATGATGACTGTCGTTTACCGGGGAATCTCTCCGGGATCGGACCCGGTTGCGGAGGAGGCTGCGACTCCGGTTGCCGGTCACGGTGGGGCTGGTGTCCGGATCGTACCGGTTGCACCGTCCGCTGTTCAAGTCCCGGGAACGCGGCGGATGAGACGAACGGGAAAGAAAAAAAGATAA